A window of Exiguobacterium sp. FSL W8-0210 genomic DNA:
TGTTTGATCGATGGTCACTTCTCCATATTTGTTCACCTTCAAGAGTTCCTCTCTAAACACTGGAAAATCTTCTTCCGGCAGTCGAAGGAGGTGCTTCTGCTCTTCCACAACGAGATCTTTGATCCGTACTTTCTTTTCGTAATGGATACGTTCCATGTCATCCCTGAGGGATGATGCGAGGCGCCGATTCAACGACTCGAAGTCATTCATGATAGGAGAAGGAACTAGGAAGTTGTAACGGACATAGCCGACCTTGTTTTCGACGCTTCCTTTCTCATTCCCACTGTACGGATTACAGCTTTGAACCTGGAAACCATAGTGCGCCACGAATTGCTGAAAGGCATCCGTATAAACGGCTTCTTCTTTTGTTGTCCGTACTTTAGCGACAGCTGCCGGGAGATTGTCGATTCGTAATTGTTGCGGCACGCCTCCGATTTCTTCGAACAGTCTCTTCAATCCGGTCAGGAAACATTCCTGGTTCTCTGCTGGTAATGCAACCGCAGCTGTTCGATTGCTATATGGCATGGATAGGATCAAGCAATGCACATCGACCGCATGACTATCCTTCACGACTTCCATGACACCAAAATCTACTTGTGCTTCTCCGGGAGGGTGGGCCAATCGTTCGAATCGACTATCGTTTTCTACATCGCGACCTAGTCGCCATTCTTTTATAAATTGACAGACGGTCCGGTAGGACCCTTCAAATCCATATGTACATAAGGTCTCATATAGTTTTTTATTGGTTCGCCGTTGTTTCTTTTTCATCATCGCATCTTCCTGTAGCCAGTCCTCAATCATCTCGCCCCAACGGGTGCCATACATCATGCCTCGCTTGGAAGAAGAACTTTCTTTTGGTAGAAAAGACTCATCGGCATATTTTTTAGCAGTTCGCCAGTTCAGGTTAAGATCTTTCGCGATTTTATTGATGGAATAGGATTTATGGTTCCTTAAAAATTTGATACAATTGATTTCGGACATTGTTAGCATTCCTTTCATCTCCTTAACGTTCTTGTTTCGCAACTTAAACGTTAGGATGAAGTTGTGGGTGCTGGCAAGTCCTTTTCTTTTTTCGCAAAAGGAGTGCAGAACTGTGTACGTTTCCGTCGCACAAGTCTGCACTCCTATTCTGCATTACACACCAATCTCAGAAGTAACGATTGTTTTTAAGACAGCACCATCCATAGGAAGACTTCCTGCTCGCTTTTTCTGCTCCAAAATGTAGTGTAGCATTAGTGCGCCCGCTTGATTTCCTGTTAAGACTTCATATTGTCCTTTAGCGTTCTTCACAGCAACACCAAGTCGATCTGCATCTGGATCAGTTGCGAGTAATAAATCCGCATCGTGCTCTTTTCCATAACGAATCGCATATTCAAAGGCCGCACGTTCTTCTGGATTCGGCGAATCGACGGTCGAGAATTCTGGATCTGGAGTCATCTGCTCTGTTACCAAAATGACATTTTCAAAACCAAATCGCTTTAGCCCTTCTGGAACAAGATGATGCGCCGTTCCGTGAAGTGGCGTAAATACGATTTTCATATTTGCCTTTGTAACTTTTCGCAATTGAAGTGTGTCCAGTGCAGCTAGATATGCTCGATCAAACTCGTCACCAATCATTTGCAACAAACCGGTTTTCAAAAGCGTTTCGTACTCCACAAACGGAATCGTTAATTCGTTTTCAATTTGGTTGATGTACGAAGTAATGACATCCGCCATTTCAAGCGGCATTTGACCACCATCTTCTGCATAAATCTTAATTCCATTGTATTCAGGCGGATTATGACTTGCGGTGATAACAATCCCTGAAAATGTATTCAGATAGCGAATTGAGAAAGATAACTCTGGCGTCGGACGTAGCGCGTCGAAAACATACGATTTGATATTATAATGTCCTAGTACTTGAGCAATTTCCATCGCAAACTCTGCTGATTTGTGACGCGAATCATACGCAACGACTACTCCACGTTTCATTGCTTCTTCGCCTTGTTCAACAATATAACGGGCAAGTCCGTCGATTGCTTTACGAACAGTGTAGATATTCAAGCGATTTGTACCGACTCCTAGCTCACCACGCATCCCACCTGTTCCGAACTCTAACGATTTATAAAAGCGCTCTTCTAATTCTGATGTCTGATTTAAAATAGAATCCAATTCTGCTTTCAATTCAGAATCAAGATGGTTATATGTATTCCATTGTTGTGCCTTTTCAAGATAATTCATATTGTCCTCCATAACATTTAGTCACTGTTTATGACCGACTTCACTTGTAATCCATTCCATTTGCCCTGAAGTAACAATGATGTTACTCGTCTTTTTAGTAACGATTAAATGATCACCTTTAGTTACTTCTAATGACGCTTCATCAGTTTGAAGAATTCCTGACCCTTCAATAATTGTCATTAACGAAAAGTGAGTTCGTTTTGGGTACACATATCCTTCATTTACGCGATGATGATACACGTCAAACTCGGGTGATTGAACAAGCGTACGAATCATTCCCGCATGAACTAATTGTTCAGATGGTTGCGCAAGCACCGGGATATTAGGAACCGTTGTCACAGCAAGTGCTTTCTCTAAATGAAGTTCTCGTTTATTCCCCTTATCATCCGTTCGATCAAAATCGTATACACGATATGTAGTATCACAAGATTGTTGCGTCTCAAGAATCATGATTCCCTTGCCAATTGCGTGAATCGTTCCACTTTCGACAAAAACAAAATCACCTTTCTTGACGGGTTGTCTTTTGAGCAAATCAGACCATTTTTCGTTAGCAACTGCAGTTTCTAGCTCTGATTTGGTCTGAGCAGTATGTCCAAGAATGAGTTCAGATCCCGGATCAGCATCAAGTACATACCAACATTCCGTTTTACCAAATCGTTCTCCTTCTAAACTGTACGCTTGTTCATCATTCGGATGAACTTGTACAGACAAATCATCTTTAGCATCCAGTATTTTAACGAGTAGAGGAAATGTCTCATGAGTGAAATCACCAAATAGTTCTTGACGATGGTTTGCCCAGAGTTCAGATAATGTATGACCCGAATAAGTGCCATTAATAATTGTGTTTTCGCCATTTTGATGCGCCGAAATTCCCCAACACTCACCGATCGTACCGTGAGGAATTTCATAATTAAACTCTTCTTTAAGTCGTTGACTTCCCCAAATACGTTCTTGAAAAATAGGTTCTAATTTTAGTATCATGTCTTCTCCTTATGTATAATATATTAATAATTTCTCATCTGATAGTCACAAGCAGTTTGAAGGACTTTCTGACAGAAGGTACTTCAGCGCTCCATAATTTTTTTGCTTCATTTTCTCTGTATGGCTAAAAGATATTTTTAACGCTGATATTTCACTCAAACCTATACTTATATTACTCAACTAAATAAAAATATTATTTATAAATGTATTTTAAAATTTCTTCTAAATCATCGATTAAGTAGTCGAGTTCTTTATTAATCGGCTTAAGTCGAATCATTTCCTTTAAATAATTTATGAGAGTTGAATTGAAAATTAATTTTGAAAGGTCTTCTACCGAAAACACTTTACAGTAGTTTTCTGTTTCTAGTTTTTTTATAGTAGCTTGATCTTCGATGAGGGAAGTCCGATTTATAAGTATTATTCTACTTTCACCACAAATTGCTTCACTGACTGTACTCCATCCTGGCTTAGTAATAGTAAAATCAGAGGCAGCTATATAATTCTGTGTTTCAGTATAAGTAACTGGTATCTTGTAAACATTTGGATGATCAATATCTATATGTGAAGACACAATAAATTTACAACCTTTAGTTGACCATATAGGAGACTTATTACTAAATTGGTAACTGTGATCAATTTTCATTCCGAGCCCAAAAAATATGATTGTATTTTTTGAAGTAGCATTTAGTTCATCTTTTATTCTTCTTACGTCTCGCATATTAATTGCACGAGAAAAATAACCGTAAGTTTTTGTTGAATTAATGTTCCCCTCTAATGGAAGATAATGACTCATTTTCTTATATGCATTTTTCATGACTCTCAGTTTTGACTCTTCAATTATGTTTTCATACACATCGCTCCATAAGAAATTTGATATCCCAATGCTTAGAATATTTAATACATCTGCCGCTTCGATCGCATTTGCGTATATATCTGTTATGACACAAGCTATATGGTTTTGCTTCAAAAAATCCATTTCATCTTTGATTTTTTGAGGACGTGAAGATAAATATTCTTCATACATTTCATTCATTTTCTCAGAATCCAGTTCTAGAGTATCTGAATTTAAAATATATCCAATATCTGTAGGTACGGCTCGAAATTTTATTCGCTTGTCATCAAAAGAATTCATTAATAACTTGCTAGCAAAACTATGACAAATAGTAATCGTTATCTTTGAGTTTTTTTTCAATAATTCTCGAATGATTGCAATACTACGAGTAGCATGACCATATCCGTAATCTGAAATATAATAAGCAATATTCATTTTTTCCTCCAAACAAAATAGGAGAGAAGTGTTAATTCTCTCCCTGAACAAACAATTAATAAATCACACGCGAGTCAGATTGATTAAAGCACGAAAGTACATCCGACCATTTATAATAAATACGTACAAAATCCTCTTCTGTAATCTCAAGACCAGTCTGTACCTCAATAAACTCTAATTCAGACAGTGCGTAAATACCGTGTTCTTTGCCAGCCGGTAAATGAACGATATCTCCAGCTTTGACTCGAGTAATTCGACCGTCTACTGCCAAATCTCCCTCACCTCGAACAATCGTCCAAACTTCATCTCTTAAAATATGACGATGATAAGAAGAATTACGTCCAGCATAAATACAAATACGTTTTGTGACCATTTCTTTTTGTTCATTGTATTTTGCATAATCAAGTGTTCGTGTCCACCCCCACATGCGTTCTTCATACATTGGTGGTTGATCATATTGCCCAATATAATCTTTGATTTTTGGACTAGCCTCTTTTTCGGATACTAGAATTCCATCAGGGCTAGCTGCAATGACTAGATTTTTCACTCCAATGACTGTTACAGGAATATCAAGTTCATTAATAAGATGTGTATTCGTACTATCTTTTGAAATAATACCTTTACCAATTTGAGAAGTCGCCATCTCTTCTGTCAAAGTATTCCAAGTCCCAAGATCTTTCCAATATCCATCGTAAGGAATGGCGATGATATTGTTTGTATTTTCAACCACTGCGTAATCAAAACTAATTTTAGGTAACGTCGCATAAATGTCGAGTAATTCTTGATAATCTAAAGGCAATCGATTTACTTCAAGTGTTTGAAGTAGATATCCTAAACGAAAAGCAAATACGCCACAGTTCCAGAGCGCACCATCTTCAATCAATGTCTTTGCTTTTTTTTCGGGAGGTTTTTCTGTGAACTGTTGAACTTCAATATACTCATTCAATGTTTTAGTAGATGCTTTAGGAACCATGTAACCATATTTTGAAGAAGGATACGTTGGTTTTACACCGATAAGAGCTAAATCAGCTTTTGAAGAAATCAGTTTTTCTTCTAATACTTTAACTTGTTCGAAAAACTGATCATCGACATAAGGATCAACTGGTAGCACGACTACAACTTCGTCTTTATCTACGTTTTGAACAGAGTACAAATGACTTGCAGCTAAAGCAATTGCTGGATATGTATCACGGCGCTCAGGTTCGATGATCAAAGGGACGTTTTCTCCAATTTGAGTATGAATCATATCTCGTTGCATTTTTGAAGTTGCAACCATTGCATCATCCGATAAACCTGTAGCTTCAAGTTGACCCCATACACGTTGTACCATTGACTGTTCCTGTAAATTATGGCTTTCAAGAACTTTCAAAAATTGTTTCGAACGTGTATCGTTCGAAAGGGGCCATAGGCGTTTACCAGATCCTCCTGATAACAGAACAAGTTTCATATACTACGTCCTCATTTCTATCTTTATTGACTATTGATAATAGTAGTTAAAGTTTCTTTATATTTATTTAGTGATAGTTCTTTTCTCAAATATAAATCAAGATATTGACGACCACGCATCCCCATTTCGTGCCGTTCTTCGCATTTCATATCGTAAATATCTTTGATATTCTCAACAAATTGCATGTAATCTTGTGGTTCTGAAACTAATCCAGAGTGACTTGTTGAAATTAAAAATTCCGCTTCGCTACCTTTTTCAAGAACTCCCAAAATAGGTTTTCCTGCAGCCATAACTCCATAAATCTTACTTGGAACTGAAACTCCTTTTATACCTTTTTGATTTACTACAAGGTGGACATTTGCCACATTTAAAGAATACTTAATAAATTCTTTGGGTTGGTACGGTAAAAAAGTAACGTTTTCCAAGTTATGTTTTAATACGTAATCTTGCATTTCTTTTTTTGACGCACCTTCACCAATGTATAAAAAATGAATATCTGAAAAATGCCTTAACTCCGAAGAAACTTTAATTAAGTTTTCCAGATCATAGTATAAACCTAAGTTTCCAGAATACATAATAATGAACTTACCCTCGAGATGATGCTTTTTTAAAAATGATAATACATGCGGATTTTTTTTAGATAGAGGAACAATTTCATTTTCATCCGTCCAATTATTTATTACACTATGGCTGAGCTGATGATTTTTTCCAAAACGATTCTCTAATGTTTGTTTCATATCATTTCCAACTAAAATAATATGATCAGAATAAAGACAATTTAGTTGATCAATTTTTTTAGCAATCTTATATACTGTTCCGCCAGTATAGTTTACAGCTGCAGCTTGTTCTGGATTAAAGTCTTGAATATTGTAGACATGCTTTGAACTTTTTAATAGCTTACCAATTGTTCCTATTAAACCACCTAGTACAGGTGGTTGTGAAATTGTATATATCAAATCTACATTTTTTTCTTTTAACAATGCAATATTGGCTAGCATGAAATATTGTATAATATATTTCATTCGGCTTAGCTTCGATCGCTTGTTTACTTTTGGTAACTGTACACGAATGATTTTCATCCCATTCCAGTACTCAATTTCGATTTTCTTTTTACCTTTTTCTTTAAAAGTTTCTTCACTATATCCTGGTTGTGCTGCAATTACAGTAATTTCGAAATCTTCTTTAAGGTGCATACAAAGTTCGGTCATTAATTGACCAGTTGATGCATAGTCAGGATGAAAATAATTAATTACAAATACTATTTTTCTCATATTATTTCTTTCCCACCTTCAATATCTGCTAATTTTTTCTTAACAACAGCAGGAATACCTGCCACTAGAGTATCAGAAGGAACATTCTTAACGACTACGCTTCCAGCTCCAACGATTGTGTTTGAAGCGATTTTTACACCAGCAATTATAGTAGAATTTATACCAATCCAACTTCCAGTACCAATAGTTATATTAGCTAGATAGCCTTTACCGGCTCTTCTATCTTTTAAACCAATTTCGTGGGTACCTGTGCAGATTTTACAACAAGGTGCAATGTCTACATTATCTTCAATTGTTACAAAAGAAGGACTTGAATTGTAAATCCTCAAGTTGTCGCCAATCCATACGTTATTTCCAATCTTCAAATTAGTAGACAATATAAATATCTTTCCTGATATAGAGATATTTTCACCACATTCTATACCTGAAAAAATTAATAATCTTCTTTTCAACTCAAACAATCTACAAAAAGATAACTTATTAATGATATATAAAGAAAATAATAGTTTCAATTTTTTTAATTTCATTCTACTGTTCCTTTCACAATATCTGTCTTATTAATAATTTTAAATTTAAAAAAGCATAATATAGTTATAGTCATGTAAATTACTATATAAAGAACGAAAGTAATAAGATTTTTTTCAACATCAAATATAAACATTAAAATTTTTTGTATAACTAACAAAAAAAGTAAATTAATCCCGATAATTTTAGTTAATTCTATATATATATATGATCCTAACCTTATATTATGTTTTTTGTTAAGACTAAATAATAATAGTATCGTTGTAAAAATCGAAGCTATACTAGTAGCAAGAATTATTCCAGATAATCCGTAATAGCTTGATAAAATTACACTGAATATGATATTAAATATAATTGTAAAAAAACCGTTTATAAAAGGTGTTTTTGTATCATTCAACGCAAAAAATACACGATTTAATATTTCACGAAAACCTAAAAAAATCATTCCAATTGAATAACACTTTAATAGTAATGCTATAGTTTTAGCATCCTCAACTGTAAGAGAGCCTCTTTGAAGTAATGTAAGTATGATAAAATCACTATGAAAAAAAACAATAATTGATATTGGAGCAGTCAAAATTGCTACAATTTTCATTGAATTAGTTATTGTTTTATCAAATACTCTTCTATTTTCAATACTACTTCTAGATAAGATCGGAAAAACAACAGTTGCAATAGAGGTAGCAACAATTCCAAAAACAAATCCATTTAGTCGATCTGCATAATTGATAGCTGTAATACTACCAATGGGAAATGTAGATGCCAAATATCTATCAACAAACAAGTTGATGTTTTGAAAAGATGTAGAAATAAACATAGGAATCATAGACACTAAAGTAATTTTAATATATTTTTTTTCATCTTCATTTTCAAAAAAATGATTTACTAATTTTATTTTAAAATGATTTTTTGTTGAAAAGTAATATAAAATAAAAGATTGTAATAAGAAACCAATTAATGAAATGAAAACGATTACCTTTAAATTAGGTTGATAAACTAAAATGGTGAATACGAGTAATAAATTAGAAGGTATCATTGAAGATACTGTCAATAATGGCTTATTTATTACTTGAAGGTAGCTAGAAAATACTGCAGTAATCATGAAGAAACCAAATGAGATTAACAGTATTTTTAAGTATCCATTAGAAATTTCTTTACTTTTTATACTAAGACCTGGAGAAATAATATCTATAATATTTTCAGAATAAATAATTGTGATTACGCTCAAAATCATAGAAAAAGAAACTAATATTAGTAATAGATTATTTGTGTAGTTTAAAGCTTCTTTTTGACCTTTTTCGATATTTATTTTTGAATAGATTGGAATAAACACGCTAGATAATGCAATCGTAAATCCTGAAAAAATCAATAATGGTACGGAAGTAGATAAAAAGAAAGCGTCTGTATACTCATTAGATCCATAAGTATAAGCAATAGCTATTTCTCTGGAAAATCCAGTGATTTTACTCAGTAATGTTAATAAAATCATAAATAAAATACTGAGACTTATTTTTTTTGTTTTCATATCAATCAGCCTTTTTATTCTATCATTTCAAAAATATAATCAATGTATTTTGTTTTTAATTTTTTGTTATTTATCCACTTTTCTGTACTAGAAACTTGCTTAGTCTGCCACTTATTAATTACACTCACAATTTCATCTTCATAATCAGAATCAAAGAAAAAAGCATTTGTTTCTGGTTGAACTAATTCTTTTGAATATTTTGAGGATGAGAGTATTAAGTCTAAACCAAATATTTGAGCTTCAAGGATAGGTAATCCTAAAGATTCAATTTTAGATGGAAAAATTAACGCATCTGAACCGTTATAGTATCTTCCGATTTTTTCATAAGGAATGTTATTTGCAAAGGTTACATATTCATCACTTTTACCATCAATTGTGATTATCAAATGTACCTTATTTTTTATATCTTTACTCTCACCAATTTTTTTTATAGCACTAATTAAAATTTCATTTTTTTTATATTTTTCTCTATTTGTTGGATAAAATAAAATTTTAGTATTTTTATCTAATTCTATTTTTTGTTCTTCTAAAATTAAGCTTCTATCGTTTTCTTTAGAAGAAATATTCCAGCTTTCTTTTATTTCTGGGCGTACAATTACTGACTTAATTCCAAATCTATTCTCTGCTTCTTCTTTCATCCAGTCAGTTTGTACAAAAAATTTCGTTATTTTATTTTTCTTTACTTGGTATTCAATGATTTTCCTCATCAATAATTGGTATTTAAGTATGTTTTTTATTTCAATTAACTTTAAATTTACTTTTTCAAAAATTAACCCTTGATGTAATAAAACATATTGAGGAATATCAATATTTAAATTCCCGATGTTTTGCATAGAAAAATAACTTTGTATATTATTATCAACACAAATTTCTTTCAGAAATCTTGACTCCTTAAAAAGTCTTTTCAATAAATTTCCTTTAAAAATAATTATCTTAAGGTTTTCATTTTCATATTTTTTAAATTCTTCTAATCGCGTTACAAAAAATACTTTAATGTTCTTTTTTTTTAGATCTTCTTGTTTATTAGTCAATTCATGTACAAATGACTTGACTAACGTATAAGAGCCTCTATTACTCAAAGCAATTGAATTAACTAGTATGTTCATGTTTTAGTCCCTTTTATTTATAGTTTCTATAACTTTTCCATAACTTCTTGTTGACTGAGTAAAGCTCCAATTTTTTATAATTTCTTTTGATGCTTTACCAAGTTGAGTATATAAATTATTCTCATCGATATCTTTCAGAATATTTGTAAGGGCATTAATATCTCCTTCTTTGTATACATATCCATTACCTTTCACAAGATCTAATGAAGAACCACACTTTTCTGTTACTATAACTGGTAAACCCGCAGCCATTGCTTCGTTTACTACAAGACCCCATGGTTCGTCACTCGAAGGCAAAATAAATATGTCACCTGCGAAGTAATGCTCGAATAGTTTTTCTTGATCTGAAATAAATCCGGTGATAATTATATCAACTGCTAATTTTTTTGCGAGGTTCATTAACTTTTCTTTTTCTTCCCCATCACCCATTACTAATAAAGTAAATTTAGAATGCCCTATACTTTTCATTGAATATAAAATATGTTCAACATTTTTTCTTGAAATCAATCTGCCACTATAGATTAAAACAATATTTTCAGCAGAGATATTATACTTATTTCTTATCT
This region includes:
- the istA gene encoding IS21 family transposase, producing MLTMSEINCIKFLRNHKSYSINKIAKDLNLNWRTAKKYADESFLPKESSSSKRGMMYGTRWGEMIEDWLQEDAMMKKKQRRTNKKLYETLCTYGFEGSYRTVCQFIKEWRLGRDVENDSRFERLAHPPGEAQVDFGVMEVVKDSHAVDVHCLILSMPYSNRTAAVALPAENQECFLTGLKRLFEEIGGVPQQLRIDNLPAAVAKVRTTKEEAVYTDAFQQFVAHYGFQVQSCNPYSGNEKGSVENKVGYVRYNFLVPSPIMNDFESLNRRLASSLRDDMERIHYEKKVRIKDLVVEEQKHLLRLPEEDFPVFREELLKVNKYGEVTIDQTKILVPSGSRHGQVRAILKWDDMKIISRHGEILYEEKRPYMMTKRALPWESILNEWYKKPRSYGHSRHAEYLPGRIREYLNIQNLMIRRERLGWLRSRLVLHSITEIDERLYELLSQSDAYSDIEEHPYDVDWSKYDSLNRPWQSEVQS
- the manA gene encoding mannose-6-phosphate isomerase, class I; protein product: MILKLEPIFQERIWGSQRLKEEFNYEIPHGTIGECWGISAHQNGENTIINGTYSGHTLSELWANHRQELFGDFTHETFPLLVKILDAKDDLSVQVHPNDEQAYSLEGERFGKTECWYVLDADPGSELILGHTAQTKSELETAVANEKWSDLLKRQPVKKGDFVFVESGTIHAIGKGIMILETQQSCDTTYRVYDFDRTDDKGNKRELHLEKALAVTTVPNIPVLAQPSEQLVHAGMIRTLVQSPEFDVYHHRVNEGYVYPKRTHFSLMTIIEGSGILQTDEASLEVTKGDHLIVTKKTSNIIVTSGQMEWITSEVGHKQ
- a CDS encoding sugar phosphate nucleotidyltransferase, which gives rise to MKLVLLSGGSGKRLWPLSNDTRSKQFLKVLESHNLQEQSMVQRVWGQLEATGLSDDAMVATSKMQRDMIHTQIGENVPLIIEPERRDTYPAIALAASHLYSVQNVDKDEVVVVLPVDPYVDDQFFEQVKVLEEKLISSKADLALIGVKPTYPSSKYGYMVPKASTKTLNEYIEVQQFTEKPPEKKAKTLIEDGALWNCGVFAFRLGYLLQTLEVNRLPLDYQELLDIYATLPKISFDYAVVENTNNIIAIPYDGYWKDLGTWNTLTEEMATSQIGKGIISKDSTNTHLINELDIPVTVIGVKNLVIAASPDGILVSEKEASPKIKDYIGQYDQPPMYEERMWGWTRTLDYAKYNEQKEMVTKRICIYAGRNSSYHRHILRDEVWTIVRGEGDLAVDGRITRVKAGDIVHLPAGKEHGIYALSELEFIEVQTGLEITEEDFVRIYYKWSDVLSCFNQSDSRVIY
- a CDS encoding glycosyltransferase family 4 protein; this encodes MRKIVFVINYFHPDYASTGQLMTELCMHLKEDFEITVIAAQPGYSEETFKEKGKKKIEIEYWNGMKIIRVQLPKVNKRSKLSRMKYIIQYFMLANIALLKEKNVDLIYTISQPPVLGGLIGTIGKLLKSSKHVYNIQDFNPEQAAAVNYTGGTVYKIAKKIDQLNCLYSDHIILVGNDMKQTLENRFGKNHQLSHSVINNWTDENEIVPLSKKNPHVLSFLKKHHLEGKFIIMYSGNLGLYYDLENLIKVSSELRHFSDIHFLYIGEGASKKEMQDYVLKHNLENVTFLPYQPKEFIKYSLNVANVHLVVNQKGIKGVSVPSKIYGVMAAGKPILGVLEKGSEAEFLISTSHSGLVSEPQDYMQFVENIKDIYDMKCEERHEMGMRGRQYLDLYLRKELSLNKYKETLTTIINSQ
- a CDS encoding acyltransferase, whose product is MKLKKLKLLFSLYIINKLSFCRLFELKRRLLIFSGIECGENISISGKIFILSTNLKIGNNVWIGDNLRIYNSSPSFVTIEDNVDIAPCCKICTGTHEIGLKDRRAGKGYLANITIGTGSWIGINSTIIAGVKIASNTIVGAGSVVVKNVPSDTLVAGIPAVVKKKLADIEGGKEII
- the murJ gene encoding murein biosynthesis integral membrane protein MurJ, translated to MKTKKISLSILFMILLTLLSKITGFSREIAIAYTYGSNEYTDAFFLSTSVPLLIFSGFTIALSSVFIPIYSKINIEKGQKEALNYTNNLLLILVSFSMILSVITIIYSENIIDIISPGLSIKSKEISNGYLKILLISFGFFMITAVFSSYLQVINKPLLTVSSMIPSNLLLVFTILVYQPNLKVIVFISLIGFLLQSFILYYFSTKNHFKIKLVNHFFENEDEKKYIKITLVSMIPMFISTSFQNINLFVDRYLASTFPIGSITAINYADRLNGFVFGIVATSIATVVFPILSRSSIENRRVFDKTITNSMKIVAILTAPISIIVFFHSDFIILTLLQRGSLTVEDAKTIALLLKCYSIGMIFLGFREILNRVFFALNDTKTPFINGFFTIIFNIIFSVILSSYYGLSGIILATSIASIFTTILLLFSLNKKHNIRLGSYIYIELTKIIGINLLFLLVIQKILMFIFDVEKNLITFVLYIVIYMTITILCFFKFKIINKTDIVKGTVE
- a CDS encoding glycosyltransferase family 4 protein; the protein is MNILVNSIALSNRGSYTLVKSFVHELTNKQEDLKKKNIKVFFVTRLEEFKKYENENLKIIIFKGNLLKRLFKESRFLKEICVDNNIQSYFSMQNIGNLNIDIPQYVLLHQGLIFEKVNLKLIEIKNILKYQLLMRKIIEYQVKKNKITKFFVQTDWMKEEAENRFGIKSVIVRPEIKESWNISSKENDRSLILEEQKIELDKNTKILFYPTNREKYKKNEILISAIKKIGESKDIKNKVHLIITIDGKSDEYVTFANNIPYEKIGRYYNGSDALIFPSKIESLGLPILEAQIFGLDLILSSSKYSKELVQPETNAFFFDSDYEDEIVSVINKWQTKQVSSTEKWINNKKLKTKYIDYIFEMIE
- a CDS encoding glycosyltransferase family 4 protein, translated to MRIAIVTNIRSPYRKLQIEDFQKNTHHDITVAYIDNNIIGRKWNVEKIENVDEKKLSYIKKQHDNINTFQLLKNNDIIFIGGYERIKYMLLSLLCKVLKKPYVLIYDGIDPTKISKKDSFYKYVIKKFVISNASIILGNGIVSKKLFTEKFSYDKDKIINQYLSIDNEKIFSLGNSSENFRNEIRNKYNISAENIVLIYSGRLISRKNVEHILYSMKSIGHSKFTLLVMGDGEEKEKLMNLAKKLAVDIIITGFISDQEKLFEHYFAGDIFILPSSDEPWGLVVNEAMAAGLPVIVTEKCGSSLDLVKGNGYVYKEGDINALTNILKDIDENNLYTQLGKASKEIIKNWSFTQSTRSYGKVIETINKRD